A window of the Camelus dromedarius isolate mCamDro1 chromosome 5, mCamDro1.pat, whole genome shotgun sequence genome harbors these coding sequences:
- the TUNAR gene encoding protein TUNAR isoform X1, with protein MRCSVSLGRKIKTFATKMVITSGNDEDRGGQEKESKEESVLAMLGIIGTILNLIVIIFVYIYTTL; from the coding sequence GTTAGCCTGGGGAGGAAGATAAAGACATTTGCAACCAAGATGGTAATCACGAGTGGAAAtgatgaggacagaggaggccaagaaaaagagagtaaagagGAGAGTGTCTTGGCGATGCTGGGGATTATTGGGACCATTCTGAACCTAATCGTCATCatatttgtatacatatacaccacTCTCTGA
- the TUNAR gene encoding protein TUNAR isoform X2: protein MVITSGNDEDRGGQEKESKEESVLAMLGIIGTILNLIVIIFVYIYTTL, encoded by the coding sequence ATGGTAATCACGAGTGGAAAtgatgaggacagaggaggccaagaaaaagagagtaaagagGAGAGTGTCTTGGCGATGCTGGGGATTATTGGGACCATTCTGAACCTAATCGTCATCatatttgtatacatatacaccacTCTCTGA